The Actinomycetota bacterium genome contains a region encoding:
- a CDS encoding endolytic transglycosylase MltG, with product MAVLAVAAILALVLGGGGDESGDGAVPDELVAAETSVTEASPPDPAPRSATAPLPPATTTTTTFAPSTTTTAPPATTTTSVSPASPASGYAPVPKPTAGPDTVAPGGALTKHLAADIATAFGFNTAEVEVAIAEVELPPEAGGNAEGWLAPGTYEPADGASAGEIVQAMVDRRVAQLEERNVPRDQWHRVLTAASVIEKETYNQNEKPRVARVLTNRLAGGGPLQMDSIILYPVPEDRIFTTSEERASDQPYNSYRHDGLPPTPICSPDDASLDAFLAPPPGYVTIDLHSGETRYAVTYKEHQANVKLLRAWLRDHPTP from the coding sequence TTGGCGGTGCTGGCGGTGGCGGCGATTCTGGCGTTGGTGCTCGGCGGCGGGGGAGACGAGAGCGGCGATGGCGCGGTGCCGGACGAACTGGTCGCGGCGGAGACCTCCGTGACCGAAGCTTCGCCGCCGGACCCCGCACCCAGGTCCGCTACGGCGCCTTTGCCTCCCGCTACCACCACGACGACCACTTTCGCACCCTCGACCACCACCACTGCACCGCCGGCGACGACGACTACGTCAGTGTCCCCGGCCTCGCCGGCGAGCGGGTACGCCCCAGTACCCAAACCCACTGCGGGGCCGGACACGGTCGCTCCGGGCGGCGCTCTCACCAAGCACCTGGCGGCGGATATCGCCACCGCTTTTGGATTCAACACCGCCGAGGTGGAGGTGGCGATCGCCGAAGTGGAGCTGCCGCCCGAGGCCGGCGGCAACGCGGAGGGCTGGCTGGCGCCCGGCACCTACGAACCGGCCGACGGTGCAAGCGCAGGGGAGATCGTGCAGGCGATGGTGGATCGCCGGGTGGCGCAACTCGAAGAGCGCAACGTTCCCCGGGATCAGTGGCACCGGGTGCTGACCGCCGCCTCGGTGATCGAGAAGGAGACGTACAACCAGAACGAGAAGCCCAGAGTGGCGCGCGTGCTCACCAACCGGCTGGCTGGCGGCGGGCCTTTGCAGATGGATTCAATCATCCTCTACCCCGTGCCCGAGGACCGGATCTTCACCACCAGTGAGGAACGGGCATCCGACCAGCCGTACAACTCGTACCGGCACGACGGTCTGCCGCCCACGCCGATCTGTTCCCCAGACGATGCGTCGCTCGACGCCTTCCTGGCCCCGCCGCCGGGCTACGTGACCATCGACTTGCACTCGGGCGAGACCCGCTATGCCGTCACCTACAAAGAGCACCAGGCGAATGTGAAGCTGCTCCGAGCCTGGCTCAGGGACCACCCCACCCCGTGA
- a CDS encoding carbohydrate ABC transporter substrate-binding protein has translation MGAVLALLVTACSSGSSTTQETSATTATTAAAQTVTIDVMGAFRGAEADDFQKVIDVFQKQNPNIKVNYEGSAQFETDIQVRVKAGNPPDIAAFPQPGAVAQFAQSGDLVALPGSVVTSIKSNYQPGWLDLGSVDGTPYGVFHRVNVKGFVWYNKPAFDAAGYTAPKTWDEFQSLLNKMKSSGTSPFCIGNESGDASGWPGTDWVETYMLRMYPSSDYIDWYTGKLKFESTQVDTAWSDVGKIWLDPDMAYGGPKTIATTGFKESAAMLFDPTPKCWLVMQGSFVTGFFPDSVQKNLDSELGVFAWPKMGDVPFTLEVGGDQFVIFKGHESDAVTKFMEFLTTPASAEPWAALGNALFPHKGQNLDIYPNKVIRTLAQDLTTAESVQFDASDQMPPAVNQAFWKGVTDWVTGTPLSKAESDIDAAWSSGS, from the coding sequence ATGGGTGCGGTACTGGCCCTGTTGGTAACCGCCTGCAGCAGCGGCAGCAGCACTACCCAGGAGACATCCGCCACCACAGCTACCACGGCAGCCGCACAAACGGTCACCATCGACGTGATGGGGGCGTTTCGAGGCGCCGAGGCCGACGACTTCCAGAAAGTCATCGACGTCTTTCAGAAGCAGAACCCCAACATCAAGGTGAATTACGAGGGTTCGGCCCAGTTCGAGACCGACATCCAGGTACGCGTCAAGGCAGGCAACCCGCCAGACATCGCCGCGTTCCCGCAGCCGGGAGCAGTGGCACAGTTCGCGCAATCGGGTGATCTCGTGGCACTTCCCGGCTCGGTGGTCACCAGTATCAAGTCGAATTACCAGCCTGGATGGCTCGATCTTGGATCGGTCGACGGGACCCCGTACGGTGTGTTCCACCGGGTGAACGTCAAGGGCTTCGTCTGGTACAACAAGCCGGCATTCGATGCCGCCGGCTACACGGCACCCAAGACCTGGGACGAATTCCAGAGCCTCCTCAACAAGATGAAGTCGAGCGGGACATCACCGTTCTGCATCGGAAACGAGTCCGGTGATGCGAGCGGTTGGCCGGGGACCGACTGGGTGGAGACCTACATGCTCCGCATGTACCCGTCCAGTGACTACATCGACTGGTACACCGGCAAGCTGAAGTTCGAGTCGACCCAGGTCGATACGGCCTGGTCCGATGTCGGAAAGATCTGGCTTGACCCGGACATGGCATACGGCGGACCAAAGACGATCGCCACCACCGGCTTCAAGGAGTCGGCCGCCATGCTCTTTGACCCCACACCGAAGTGCTGGCTCGTCATGCAGGGTTCCTTCGTGACCGGGTTCTTCCCGGACAGCGTCCAGAAGAACCTCGACTCCGAGCTCGGTGTCTTCGCATGGCCGAAGATGGGCGACGTTCCATTCACACTCGAAGTGGGTGGCGACCAGTTCGTCATCTTCAAGGGCCACGAGAGCGACGCCGTGACGAAGTTCATGGAGTTCCTTACGACGCCGGCGTCGGCGGAGCCGTGGGCTGCGCTCGGAAACGCGCTGTTCCCCCACAAGGGCCAGAACCTGGACATCTATCCGAACAAGGTGATTCGGACTCTCGCCCAGGACCTGACCACCGCCGAGAGCGTCCAGTTCGACGCGTCGGACCAGATGCCGCCTGCGGTTAACCAGGCCTTCTGGAAAGGCGTGACCGACTGGGTCACAGGTACACCACTCTCGAAAGCCGAGAGCGACATCGATGCGGCATGGTCGAGCGGTAGCTGA
- a CDS encoding benzoate-CoA ligase family protein, giving the protein MASANCAGRADGGGAIVQDHTVTVAPEGLTLSSTFNVAVPFVDRHLEEGRADKPAIRTNHGAEVTYGELAERVNRAGNALLGLGLARGDRVLMVVKDDPAFFYVFWGAIKAGLVPVPFNTLLRAKGYEFVIADSQAAAVIWSPEYDEAVVPALDAVTPGPAHRIRTEGEGTTLRSLLEAASPDLEPVAASPLDDCFWLYSSGSTGNPKGAIHRHRDMVVTSQHYGVEILGAREDDVFFSAAKLFFAYGLGNAMTFPLWVGGTAVLFDGRPTAESTFDVIGRFRPTLYFGVPTLYAAQLAAYDTLEPDTSSVRCCISAGEALPPDILRRWKERTGLDILDGIGSTELLHIFISNRPGDIRPGSTGKSVPSYTARIVDDDGNDVPAGTAGRLLDRGHSAARAYWNDPEKTAATMSGGDWLDTGDTYLCDEDGYFYYQGRSDDMLKVGGIWVSPFEIEAKLMEHPLVLEAAVVGRRDDAGLVKPAASVVLIDPAAAGEELAVELRALCREGLAPYKYPRWIEFVVDLPKTATGKIQRFKLR; this is encoded by the coding sequence ATGGCATCTGCGAATTGTGCGGGCCGGGCAGATGGAGGGGGTGCGATCGTGCAGGACCATACCGTAACCGTGGCTCCGGAAGGGCTCACTCTGTCGTCGACGTTCAACGTCGCCGTGCCCTTCGTCGATCGGCACCTGGAGGAGGGACGCGCCGACAAGCCCGCCATCAGGACGAACCACGGGGCCGAGGTCACCTACGGGGAGCTGGCGGAGCGGGTGAACCGGGCAGGGAACGCACTGCTCGGCCTGGGCCTGGCTCGCGGGGATCGCGTCCTGATGGTGGTGAAGGATGACCCTGCCTTCTTCTATGTCTTTTGGGGCGCAATCAAAGCCGGGCTCGTCCCCGTCCCGTTCAATACGTTGCTGCGGGCCAAGGGCTACGAGTTCGTCATCGCCGACTCGCAGGCGGCTGCGGTCATCTGGTCTCCCGAGTACGACGAGGCGGTGGTTCCGGCCCTCGACGCCGTCACTCCCGGCCCTGCCCACCGTATCCGCACCGAAGGGGAGGGCACGACGCTGCGATCTCTCCTGGAGGCGGCTTCCCCCGATCTCGAGCCTGTCGCCGCGTCTCCCCTCGACGACTGCTTCTGGCTGTACTCCTCGGGGTCGACCGGTAACCCGAAGGGTGCGATTCACCGCCATCGGGACATGGTGGTCACGTCGCAGCACTATGGCGTGGAGATCCTCGGCGCCCGGGAGGACGACGTGTTCTTCTCTGCCGCGAAGCTGTTCTTCGCCTACGGCCTGGGCAACGCCATGACCTTCCCCCTGTGGGTGGGAGGCACCGCCGTCCTCTTCGATGGCCGCCCAACCGCCGAGTCGACATTCGATGTGATCGGCCGGTTCCGGCCCACGCTCTACTTCGGGGTTCCGACCCTGTACGCGGCGCAGCTTGCCGCTTATGACACCCTGGAGCCCGATACCTCGTCGGTACGGTGCTGCATCTCTGCGGGTGAGGCGCTTCCACCGGACATCCTCCGGAGGTGGAAGGAGCGCACCGGGCTCGACATCCTCGACGGCATCGGGTCGACGGAGCTCCTGCACATCTTCATCTCCAACCGGCCCGGAGACATCCGGCCCGGCTCGACCGGCAAGTCCGTCCCGAGCTACACGGCCCGGATCGTCGATGACGACGGCAACGACGTACCGGCCGGTACGGCAGGGCGTCTCCTCGATCGCGGCCATTCCGCCGCCCGGGCATACTGGAACGACCCGGAGAAGACCGCGGCGACGATGTCCGGCGGCGACTGGCTCGATACCGGTGACACCTACCTGTGCGACGAGGACGGCTACTTCTACTACCAGGGCCGTAGCGACGACATGCTGAAGGTAGGCGGGATCTGGGTCTCACCCTTCGAGATCGAGGCGAAGCTCATGGAGCATCCCCTCGTTCTCGAGGCGGCCGTCGTGGGCCGCCGGGACGACGCCGGCCTGGTGAAACCGGCCGCATCTGTCGTTCTCATCGACCCCGCCGCCGCCGGCGAGGAATTGGCGGTGGAGCTGCGAGCCCTGTGCCGGGAGGGCCTCGCACCCTACAAGTACCCCCGCTGGATCGAGTTCGTCGTCGACCTACCGAAGACCGCGACCGGCAAGATCCAGCGGTTCAAGCTTCGTTAG
- a CDS encoding sugar ABC transporter permease: protein MTEQKHKDGANSRIQTTNRRDTLVGVLRAAWLIGGPLLVVAALVGGFLFLRDNALTAPKLLVAAIAIVWGVGGVIALFALAATYVGHLRLSAQQRLSPFIFVGPAVLVLGLYLVYPTVETLYLSFLGPKSHQFVGLSNYIFAFTDESMTTSFRNNALWLIFGTGLSVGFGLLIAVLAERTAHWFELTVKSIIFMPMAISLVGASIIWLFVYAYRPPGSPQIGILNAVLTGLGGQPQAWLLGQPWNTLFLIAILIWGQTGFAMVIFSAALKGVPLELVEAGRIDGGNESRIFFAITLPYIRGTVVMVTTTIVIFTLKIFDIVLTMTGGNYGTQVIANAYYDQQFKFFQPGRASAIAIVLLLLVTPVMWYNLRNFRSQTEAFR, encoded by the coding sequence ATGACTGAACAGAAGCACAAGGACGGCGCCAACAGCCGGATTCAAACCACGAATCGACGCGACACCCTCGTGGGGGTATTGCGGGCTGCCTGGCTGATCGGCGGACCCCTCCTCGTCGTCGCCGCCCTCGTCGGCGGATTCCTGTTCCTCAGAGACAATGCCCTGACCGCCCCCAAGCTCCTCGTCGCTGCGATCGCCATCGTATGGGGTGTGGGAGGCGTCATCGCCCTCTTCGCCCTTGCCGCCACCTACGTCGGGCACCTCCGGCTATCTGCACAGCAGCGTCTGTCTCCGTTCATCTTCGTCGGTCCCGCCGTCCTCGTCCTCGGCCTCTACCTGGTCTATCCGACCGTGGAGACCCTGTATCTATCCTTTTTGGGCCCCAAGTCCCACCAGTTCGTAGGCTTGTCCAACTACATCTTCGCCTTCACCGACGAGTCGATGACCACGTCGTTCAGGAACAATGCTCTCTGGCTCATCTTTGGAACGGGGCTCAGTGTGGGGTTCGGACTACTCATCGCCGTCCTGGCAGAACGTACCGCCCACTGGTTCGAGCTCACGGTCAAGTCGATCATCTTCATGCCAATGGCGATCTCACTCGTCGGCGCCAGCATCATCTGGCTGTTCGTCTACGCCTACCGTCCGCCGGGGAGCCCGCAGATCGGCATTCTCAACGCGGTCCTGACCGGTCTTGGTGGCCAACCTCAGGCGTGGCTGCTCGGTCAACCCTGGAACACGCTGTTCCTGATCGCCATTCTCATCTGGGGCCAGACGGGCTTCGCCATGGTCATCTTCTCGGCCGCGCTCAAAGGCGTCCCGCTTGAACTGGTGGAAGCGGGGCGAATCGACGGCGGCAACGAGTCTCGGATCTTCTTCGCCATCACGCTTCCGTACATCCGGGGCACGGTCGTCATGGTCACCACGACAATCGTGATCTTCACGCTGAAGATCTTCGATATCGTGCTCACCATGACTGGCGGCAACTACGGAACCCAGGTGATCGCCAACGCCTACTACGACCAGCAGTTCAAGTTCTTTCAACCTGGTCGGGCATCTGCCATCGCCATCGTCCTGCTATTGCTGGTGACCCCGGTGATGTGGTACAACCTCCGCAATTTCCGTAGTCAGACGGAGGCGTTTCGGTGA
- a CDS encoding IS110 family transposase, with the protein MDTRTVSAIDTFLSHPGRICSEAAFAMLARVTPIPASSELTTRHRLTRRGDRHLNSAQHIVVIQHQRHDTRLRAHFEKRHAEAKTDREIRRCLKR; encoded by the coding sequence ATGGATACACGAACGGTGTCGGCGATCGACACCTTCCTGTCACACCCCGGCCGAATCTGCAGCGAAGCCGCGTTCGCGATGCTCGCCCGGGTCACACCGATCCCCGCGTCTTCCGAACTCACCACCAGACACCGGTTGACCAGGCGTGGCGATCGTCATCTCAACTCGGCCCAACACATCGTCGTGATCCAACACCAACGGCACGACACCCGACTCCGCGCCCACTTCGAGAAACGGCACGCCGAGGCCAAAACCGACCGCGAAATCCGACGCTGCCTCAAACGCTAG
- a CDS encoding carbohydrate ABC transporter permease: protein MNPTSRRPLARAAVYGSLTLIAFLWILPTAGLLVTSFRHLTDINQTGWWSAILHPGSAHFTVANYAAVLGASGNAGQIDLGNALLNSIAVTIPATIIPIFIAALAAYGFAWMRFPGRLILFTMVVALLVIPLQIALIPILRLYVSGGIAGTYVGIWFAHTGFGLPLAIYLMYTYISALPRDIFESAFVDGANHFTVFTRLVLPLAVPALASFAIFQFLWVWNDLLVALIFLGSGRNVEVLTVQLLNMVGSYGTDWQLLTAGAFISMIFPLTVFFGLQRYFVRGLLTGSVKG from the coding sequence GTGAACCCGACCAGCCGTCGACCTCTCGCCAGGGCCGCTGTCTACGGATCCCTCACGCTCATCGCGTTCCTGTGGATCCTGCCGACCGCCGGCTTGCTCGTCACCTCGTTCCGACACCTGACCGACATCAACCAGACAGGGTGGTGGTCCGCCATCCTTCATCCGGGATCGGCACATTTCACGGTCGCGAACTACGCGGCCGTGTTGGGAGCATCGGGCAATGCAGGGCAAATCGATCTGGGGAATGCCCTGCTCAACAGCATTGCCGTCACAATTCCCGCCACGATCATCCCGATCTTCATCGCGGCGCTGGCCGCCTACGGATTCGCCTGGATGCGGTTCCCGGGCCGTCTGATCCTCTTCACGATGGTGGTCGCCCTGCTCGTCATCCCGCTCCAGATCGCCCTGATCCCGATTCTCCGCCTCTATGTCTCGGGTGGTATCGCCGGCACCTACGTCGGCATCTGGTTCGCACACACGGGTTTTGGCCTACCGCTTGCCATCTACCTCATGTACACGTATATCTCGGCGCTTCCCAGGGACATCTTCGAGTCGGCGTTCGTGGATGGAGCGAACCACTTCACCGTGTTCACGCGGCTTGTTCTCCCCCTGGCGGTTCCGGCGCTTGCCTCATTTGCCATCTTCCAGTTCCTCTGGGTCTGGAACGATCTGCTCGTCGCACTCATCTTCCTGGGGTCCGGCCGCAACGTCGAGGTCCTCACCGTGCAGCTCCTCAACATGGTGGGCAGCTACGGTACGGACTGGCAACTTCTCACGGCGGGCGCCTTCATCTCCATGATCTTCCCACTCACCGTGTTCTTCGGCCTCCAGCGGTATTTCGTGCGAGGCCTCCTCACCGGCTCCGTCAAGGGCTGA
- a CDS encoding alpha/beta hydrolase, protein MSSAVSKPSSTSLLTVAGCRLEYRVVNESGLRPTVVFLHDGLGSIELWRTFPDDVVGATDHRGLVYSRYGHGWSDPATEPRPIDFVDREALVVLPSVLEQLDVSVPVLIGHSDGGSISLVYAAHHPVAALVLLAPHVFVEAVGLDTIATLGQRFADGELAGKMAKYHCDPVATFRAWHDVWLDRRFASWNIEYLLNRIECPVLLIQGRDDEYGTMAQIDAIERQIAGPVERVDLSECGHAPHLSQPVSTLEATVGFVRDVCGSA, encoded by the coding sequence ATGTCGTCTGCCGTGTCGAAACCGTCGTCTACGTCGCTCTTGACCGTTGCCGGTTGCCGGCTGGAGTATCGTGTCGTGAACGAGTCCGGCCTGCGGCCGACGGTCGTGTTCCTGCACGACGGGCTCGGCAGCATCGAGCTGTGGCGGACATTTCCCGACGATGTCGTGGGGGCGACCGATCATCGCGGCCTTGTCTACAGTCGGTATGGGCATGGCTGGTCCGACCCGGCCACCGAACCACGGCCGATCGACTTCGTCGACCGCGAGGCGCTCGTTGTCTTGCCGTCGGTGCTCGAGCAACTCGACGTTTCTGTCCCGGTGCTCATCGGGCATTCCGACGGCGGGTCGATCTCGCTTGTATACGCCGCTCACCATCCCGTCGCGGCGCTGGTCCTCCTGGCCCCTCACGTCTTCGTCGAGGCGGTCGGCCTCGACACGATCGCGACCTTGGGGCAACGGTTCGCCGATGGCGAGTTGGCCGGGAAGATGGCGAAGTACCACTGTGACCCGGTCGCCACGTTCCGGGCGTGGCATGACGTCTGGCTCGACCGACGCTTCGCCAGTTGGAACATCGAGTACCTGCTCAACCGGATCGAGTGCCCCGTGCTCCTGATACAGGGCAGGGATGACGAGTATGGGACGATGGCCCAGATCGATGCCATCGAGCGGCAGATCGCCGGGCCGGTGGAACGCGTGGATCTGAGCGAGTGCGGCCACGCACCGCACCTGTCCCAGCCGGTATCGACACTCGAGGCCACGGTCGGCTTCGTTCGCGACGTCTGCGGAAGCGCGTGA
- a CDS encoding acyl-CoA thioesterase has product MMGASTTIRRRLEWIDTDAAGIWHYSTVIRYAEAAESALHRELGIVEFTFGALPRVHVEFDFVRPVLFDEVVCVTLTVDEVGDSSLTYHIELSVDGQQVTTGKVVVALIDRQTGQATAWPEDIRAKLAGTS; this is encoded by the coding sequence GTGATGGGCGCATCGACGACCATTCGACGGCGACTCGAGTGGATTGACACGGATGCCGCGGGCATATGGCACTACTCCACGGTCATCCGATACGCGGAGGCCGCCGAGAGCGCCCTCCACCGTGAGCTGGGCATCGTCGAGTTCACGTTCGGAGCGCTGCCCCGGGTCCACGTGGAGTTCGACTTCGTGCGCCCGGTCCTCTTCGATGAGGTCGTCTGTGTCACACTGACAGTCGACGAGGTCGGGGACAGCTCGTTGACCTACCACATCGAGTTGTCCGTGGATGGGCAGCAGGTGACAACCGGCAAGGTCGTCGTTGCACTCATAGATCGACAGACCGGGCAGGCAACGGCATGGCCGGAAGATATCCGTGCCAAGCTGGCGGGCACGTCGTAG